GTGCTGATCTATGCCGCCTGGCAGGTGCCGACGACGACGTGGGTGATGAGGGGCTTCTTCGCCATGCTGCCGCGGGAGCTGGAGGAGTCCGCCTTGATCGACGGGTGCTCGCGCCTGGGGGCCTTCTACCGGATCATCCTGCCTCTGGCCTGGCCGGGCCTCTCGGCGGCGGCGATCCTGACCTTCATCTACGCCTGGAACGAGTTCATCATCGCGCTCACGCTCACCCTCGAGAACGCCAACCGGCTCGTCCCCATCGGCCTCTACTTCTACGTGAGCGAGTTCGGGATCCCCTGGGGTCAGCTCACCGCCGCCGTGATGATCGCCATCGTGCCGCCGGCGGTCTTCTTCGCGCTCCTTCAGAAGAAGTTCATCCAGGGGCTTTCCTCGGGGGCGATCAAGGGGTAGCGCATGGACCTGACGCGCGAGGAAGTCGCGATCCTCGCTGGCGACGAGGGGCCCGGCCCGCGGCTGGCGCTCGAGCTGCTCTGCGAGTTCGGGGAGATCTTCGGGGCCCGGCGGCTCATCCCCATCGCGTCCGTCCACACCGCAGGGCACCTCGGCTCGCTCCACCAGGCGGGCCTCGACCTGCTCGAGCGGTTCGTGAGCCTGGGGGCCCGCTACCGGGTGCCGACGACCATCAACCCAAGCTCGCTCGGCTGCGAGCGCTGCGAGCCGTTCACCCCGCCGCCCGGGTACGTCGAGAAGCAGGAGCGCCTGCACCGGCTCCACGAGATCCTCGGCGTCACGCCCAACTGGTCCTGCACCCCCTACTTCGAGCACCCGCCCGCGTTCGGGGAGGCCGTCGCCTGGATCGAGTCGCACGCGATCAGCCTGGTCAACTCGTACTTCGGGGCCCGGACCGAGCGCCTCGCCATCGGGATCGACGTTCCGGCGGCGATCCTGGGACGGTTCCCCGAGTTCGGGCTCTATCTCCCCGAGAACCGGGTTCCGCGTATCCTCATCGACCTGGTGGGCTTCGAGCGGATGGACCTCCTCGACTACGACTCCGTAGGGTATCTGGTCGGGCTGCTCGCTCGGGACCAGATCCCGTACATCCGGGGCCTGCCCGCGCGGTCCACATTCGACCAGATCCGCAGCCTGGGCGCCGCCGCCGCGGCGTCCGGCGCCGTCCCCCTGTACCACGCCGAGGGGCTCACCGCCGAGGTGAAGCGCGGTGCGATCCGGGTCGATCCTGCCCGCCTCGCCGAGCGGCACACGGTCACGCGCGCCGACCTCGAGGCGGTCGAGGAGCGGCTCACGACGACCGCCGCCGAGGTGGACCTGGTGATCGTGGGCTGCCCGCACCTGTCGATCGACCAGATGCAGGACCTCGCGCGGCGGATGAGCGGCCGAACCTGCGCGGAGACGCTCCCGCTCTGGATCTACACCTCGAGCCGCATCAAGGAGGAATGCCGCAAGGACGGAACGCTCGCCCTCCTGGAGGCCGCTGGCGCCTGGGTGCTGACCGGGACGT
The sequence above is a segment of the Candidatus Rokuibacteriota bacterium genome. Coding sequences within it:
- a CDS encoding aconitase X catalytic domain-containing protein, which gives rise to MDLTREEVAILAGDEGPGPRLALELLCEFGEIFGARRLIPIASVHTAGHLGSLHQAGLDLLERFVSLGARYRVPTTINPSSLGCERCEPFTPPPGYVEKQERLHRLHEILGVTPNWSCTPYFEHPPAFGEAVAWIESHAISLVNSYFGARTERLAIGIDVPAAILGRFPEFGLYLPENRVPRILIDLVGFERMDLLDYDSVGYLVGLLARDQIPYIRGLPARSTFDQIRSLGAAAAASGAVPLYHAEGLTAEVKRGAIRVDPARLAERHTVTRADLEAVEERLTTTAAEVDLVIVGCPHLSIDQMQDLARRMSGRTCAETLPLWIYTSSRIKEECRKDGTLALLEAAGAWVLTGTCAVTSPVRHSPFKTVMTNSAKAANVLPAEHGLGVVYASLERCLRTAIAGRRA